From the Paraburkholderia sp. PREW-6R genome, one window contains:
- the earP gene encoding elongation factor P maturation arginine rhamnosyltransferase EarP: MPVELAASDTSSVTPARIACDIFCAVIDNFGDIGVCWRLARQLASEHGWQVRLFVDDLHAFQKLLPALALDQARQTVDGIVIEHWHEPAHAGDTLEVADVVIEAFACELPSVYVAAMARRERAPAWLNLEYLSAEDWVADFHLRPSPHPRYPLTKTFFFPGLGPGTGGVLKESDLDATRSAFEASASARDAWWSKTTGDAPPPAAATVISLFAYENPAVDSLLEQWRDDGGSVVLLVPEGRISGALARFFGLPAFAAGTRAQRGNLTAHALAFTEQRAYDRLLWTSDINFVRGEDSFVRAQWAVKPFVWQIYPQADDAHLPKLDAALAHYARTLPDGVRVALTRFWHGWNGAGHPDWPELQRHLPALRQRAAAWAAELAQVGDLAGNLALFAKTQLK, translated from the coding sequence ATGCCCGTTGAGCTCGCCGCTTCCGATACGTCGTCCGTGACGCCCGCACGGATTGCCTGCGACATCTTCTGCGCCGTGATCGACAACTTTGGCGACATCGGCGTGTGCTGGCGTCTTGCGCGGCAGCTTGCGAGCGAACACGGCTGGCAGGTGCGCCTGTTCGTCGACGATCTGCACGCGTTCCAAAAACTCCTGCCGGCGCTCGCGCTCGATCAGGCGCGGCAGACGGTCGACGGCATCGTCATCGAACATTGGCATGAGCCGGCGCATGCCGGCGACACACTGGAAGTCGCCGACGTCGTGATCGAGGCATTTGCCTGCGAACTCCCGTCAGTCTACGTCGCAGCCATGGCACGGCGCGAGCGCGCGCCGGCGTGGCTGAATCTCGAATATCTGAGTGCCGAGGACTGGGTCGCGGATTTTCATTTGCGGCCCTCACCCCACCCACGCTATCCGCTCACCAAGACGTTCTTTTTCCCGGGGCTCGGTCCCGGCACCGGCGGCGTCCTGAAGGAAAGCGATCTGGACGCCACGCGCAGCGCATTCGAGGCGTCCGCGTCCGCGCGAGATGCCTGGTGGAGCAAGACCACCGGCGACGCGCCGCCGCCTGCCGCGGCGACCGTCATCTCGCTTTTCGCGTACGAGAATCCGGCCGTCGACAGCCTGCTCGAACAATGGCGCGATGACGGCGGCTCTGTCGTGCTGCTGGTGCCGGAGGGTCGGATCTCGGGTGCGCTCGCGCGTTTCTTCGGCCTGCCCGCGTTCGCCGCGGGCACACGCGCGCAGCGCGGCAACCTTACCGCCCATGCGCTCGCTTTCACCGAGCAGCGCGCGTACGACAGGCTGCTGTGGACCAGCGACATCAATTTCGTGCGCGGCGAAGACTCGTTCGTCCGCGCCCAATGGGCCGTCAAACCGTTTGTCTGGCAGATCTACCCACAGGCCGACGACGCCCACCTGCCGAAGCTGGACGCCGCACTCGCCCACTATGCCCGCACGCTGCCCGACGGCGTGCGCGTGGCACTAACCCGCTTCTGGCACGGGTGGAATGGCGCCGGCCACCCCGACTGGCCGGAATTACAGCGCCACCTGCCCGCGCTCAGACAGCGCGCGGCCGCATGGGCCGCTGAACTGGCGCAAGTCGGCGACCTCGCCGGAAATCTGGCCTTGTTCGCAAAAACTCAGTTAAAATAA
- the efp gene encoding elongation factor P — protein MKTAQELRTGNVVMIGADAMVVQKAEYNKSGRNSAVVKMKFKNLLTGAGMESVYKADDKFDVVVLERKEVTYSYFADPMYVFMDADYNQYEVEAEMMGDAMNYLEDGMACEVVFYNEKAISVELPTTLVREIIYTEPAVKGDTSSGKVLKNAKLTTGFELQVPLFCNIGDKIEIDTRTHEYRSRA, from the coding sequence ATGAAGACCGCACAGGAACTCCGCACCGGTAACGTCGTGATGATCGGCGCAGACGCAATGGTTGTGCAAAAGGCCGAATACAACAAATCGGGCCGCAACTCCGCTGTCGTCAAGATGAAGTTCAAGAACCTGCTGACTGGCGCAGGCATGGAAAGCGTGTACAAGGCCGACGACAAGTTCGACGTCGTCGTGCTGGAGCGCAAGGAAGTCACCTACTCGTACTTCGCTGACCCGATGTACGTGTTCATGGACGCCGACTACAACCAGTACGAAGTCGAAGCGGAAATGATGGGCGACGCAATGAACTACCTCGAAGACGGCATGGCTTGCGAGGTCGTCTTCTACAACGAAAAGGCCATCTCCGTCGAACTGCCGACCACCTTGGTCCGTGAAATCATCTACACGGAACCTGCTGTGAAGGGCGATACGTCGTCGGGCAAGGTACTGAAGAACGCCAAGCTGACCACCGGCTTCGAGTTGCAAGTGCCGCTCTTCTGCAACATCGGCGACAAGATCGAAATCGACACGCGCACGCACGAATACCGCAGCCGCGCCTAA
- a CDS encoding CsbD family protein codes for MNNDIAEGKWKQIVGKAKTAWGELTDDELTKAEGRADKLAGLIQERYGKTREEAELEVRRFFDSNRDF; via the coding sequence ATGAATAACGACATCGCTGAAGGCAAGTGGAAACAGATCGTCGGCAAGGCTAAAACGGCGTGGGGCGAGTTAACGGATGATGAATTGACGAAGGCCGAAGGCCGTGCCGACAAACTTGCCGGCCTGATCCAGGAACGTTACGGCAAGACGCGTGAAGAAGCTGAACTCGAAGTGCGGCGCTTTTTCGACAGCAACCGGGATTTCTGA
- a CDS encoding sigma-54 dependent transcriptional regulator, with amino-acid sequence MPHALIVEDDPNSLSGLSAILAADGFSVDTATTIAEARAALTRFIPDVVLVDLNLPDGSGLDVLQHLPAHPPGGALPVIVMTGNATVESAIEGLRHGIWDYLLKPVNIPRLRSLLARIPRPYELTEEVQTLRASLRQLGRFGSMIGRSGAIQHVYDTIEQVAPTEAAVLICGEVGTGKQVAAHTLHEMSRRRKGPFVTFDCRTAATLAANRTLDSVLFGHERGALSGADQREPGLFEQASGGTLFIDEIAELPRPQQEALLRALDSQTFMRVGGTNQVVTDFRLIASTRKSPRAAVADGSMHEDLASRLEASAVTLPPLRERGEDSTLIAQAIVDDLNHEAASRGTSEVAKQIGPNFLRECLAYDWPGNVRELQDRVRRAYHASGDVLESLRADEAGSGNGRDLNGSRVQVTVGTPLADVEEMLIRATLDAVGGTRHRAASLLGISPKTLYNKLQRMRLN; translated from the coding sequence ATGCCACACGCCCTGATTGTTGAAGACGATCCTAATAGCCTGTCAGGCCTGTCCGCCATCCTCGCCGCCGACGGCTTTTCCGTCGACACGGCGACCACGATCGCGGAGGCGCGTGCAGCATTGACGCGCTTTATACCCGACGTCGTTCTCGTCGACCTGAATCTGCCGGACGGCAGCGGGCTCGACGTGCTGCAGCACCTGCCCGCCCACCCTCCCGGAGGCGCATTGCCCGTGATCGTGATGACGGGAAATGCGACGGTCGAAAGCGCCATTGAAGGCTTGCGCCACGGTATCTGGGATTACCTGCTCAAGCCGGTCAACATTCCACGCCTGCGCAGCCTGCTCGCGCGTATTCCGCGCCCCTACGAACTGACAGAGGAAGTTCAGACCTTGCGCGCTTCGCTGCGCCAGCTCGGCCGTTTCGGGTCGATGATCGGCCGCAGCGGCGCGATCCAGCATGTGTACGACACGATCGAACAGGTCGCGCCGACCGAAGCCGCGGTGCTGATCTGCGGCGAAGTGGGCACCGGCAAACAGGTGGCCGCGCACACACTGCACGAGATGAGCCGGCGTCGCAAAGGTCCATTCGTGACATTCGATTGCCGAACCGCAGCGACACTGGCCGCGAACCGCACGCTCGACAGCGTGCTGTTTGGACACGAGCGCGGCGCGTTGAGCGGCGCGGACCAGCGCGAACCGGGACTGTTCGAACAGGCAAGCGGCGGTACGCTTTTCATCGACGAAATCGCGGAGTTGCCGCGTCCGCAGCAGGAAGCACTGCTGCGTGCGCTCGACTCGCAGACTTTCATGCGTGTCGGCGGCACGAATCAGGTTGTCACGGACTTCCGCCTGATCGCGTCCACGCGCAAGTCGCCGCGCGCGGCTGTCGCGGACGGCTCGATGCATGAAGACCTGGCATCGCGTCTCGAAGCGTCCGCCGTCACGCTGCCACCACTGCGCGAGCGCGGAGAAGACTCGACGCTGATTGCGCAGGCGATCGTCGATGACCTGAATCACGAGGCGGCCTCACGCGGCACATCGGAGGTCGCCAAGCAGATCGGCCCGAACTTCCTGCGCGAATGCCTCGCGTACGATTGGCCGGGCAACGTGCGTGAACTGCAGGATCGCGTGCGCCGCGCCTACCACGCGTCGGGCGACGTGCTGGAATCGCTGCGCGCCGACGAAGCCGGTTCAGGCAACGGCCGCGATCTGAACGGCAGCCGCGTGCAGGTGACGGTCGGCACGCCGCTCGCGGACGTGGAGGAAATGCTGATCCGCGCCACGCTGGACGCCGTCGGCGGAACCCGGCACCGGGCAGCGTCGCTGCTTGGCATCAGCCCGAAGACGCTCTACAACAAGCTGCAGCGCATGCGCTTGAACTGA
- the nagZ gene encoding beta-N-acetylhexosaminidase translates to MKTNPGPVMLDVVGKTLNHDDKRRLAHPMTGGVILFARHYESREQLIALTHAIRAIRKDLLIAVDHEGGRVQRFKTDGFTVLPSMGALGTLWNQDVLHATKVTTAVGYILASELRACDIDMSFTPVLDLNYGQSQVIGDRAFHRDPRVVTLLAKSLNHGLALAGMSNCGKHFPGHGFAHADSHVAMPVDDRSLDDIMRDDIAPYDWLGLSLNAVLPAHVVYPKVDSKPAGFSRVWLQDILRSKLRFEGAIFSDDLSMEAARQGGTLTEGASAALRAGCDMVLICNQPEEAEKVLDALRFTPSKESQRRIKRMRPTGDALKWSKLVAEPRYLQAKALLRSTFS, encoded by the coding sequence ATGAAAACCAATCCCGGACCGGTGATGCTCGACGTGGTCGGCAAAACGCTGAACCACGACGACAAACGCCGCCTTGCCCATCCGATGACCGGCGGCGTGATTCTGTTCGCGCGCCACTACGAAAGCCGTGAACAACTGATCGCATTGACCCACGCTATCCGCGCGATTCGCAAGGACCTGCTGATTGCGGTGGATCACGAAGGCGGCCGGGTGCAGCGCTTCAAAACCGACGGCTTCACCGTGCTGCCGTCGATGGGCGCGCTCGGTACCCTTTGGAACCAAGACGTGCTGCATGCGACCAAGGTGACGACCGCGGTCGGCTACATTCTCGCGTCCGAGCTTCGGGCGTGCGATATCGACATGAGCTTTACGCCGGTGCTGGATCTGAACTACGGACAGTCGCAGGTGATCGGCGATCGCGCGTTCCATCGTGACCCGCGCGTGGTAACGCTGCTGGCCAAGAGCCTGAATCATGGCCTCGCGCTCGCGGGCATGAGCAACTGCGGCAAACACTTTCCAGGGCACGGCTTTGCGCACGCGGACTCGCACGTTGCGATGCCGGTCGACGATCGTTCGCTCGACGACATCATGCGCGACGATATCGCGCCGTATGACTGGCTTGGCCTGTCGTTGAACGCGGTGCTTCCGGCCCATGTCGTGTACCCGAAGGTCGACTCGAAACCGGCGGGTTTTTCGCGCGTCTGGCTGCAGGACATTCTGCGCAGCAAGCTCCGCTTCGAAGGCGCGATCTTCAGCGACGATCTCTCGATGGAAGCGGCGCGCCAGGGCGGCACGCTGACCGAAGGCGCAAGCGCTGCCTTGCGCGCCGGCTGCGACATGGTGCTGATCTGCAACCAGCCGGAAGAAGCGGAGAAGGTGCTCGACGCACTGCGCTTCACGCCGTCGAAGGAGTCGCAGCGGCGCATCAAGCGCATGCGGCCAACCGGGGACGCCTTGAAGTGGAGCAAGCTGGTCGCCGAGCCGCGCTATCTTCAAGCCAAGGCTTTGTTGCGGAGCACGTTCTCCTGA
- the acpS gene encoding holo-ACP synthase → MAIYGIGTDIVQISRVDAVMTRTHGRFAEKVLGPEELRVYHARHARSAARGLAFLATRFSAKEAFSKAIGLGMRWPMTWRALQTLNKQSGEPMVVASGELAEWLDARGITARVTISDERDYAVSFVIAETGDAAANAVSVAASPHAPASDE, encoded by the coding sequence ATGGCAATCTACGGAATCGGTACGGATATCGTGCAGATCAGCCGCGTGGACGCGGTGATGACGCGCACCCACGGCCGCTTCGCCGAGAAGGTGCTCGGGCCCGAAGAACTGCGTGTCTATCATGCGCGTCACGCGCGCTCTGCGGCGCGCGGTCTCGCGTTTCTCGCCACGCGTTTTTCGGCGAAGGAAGCCTTTTCCAAAGCGATCGGGCTCGGCATGCGCTGGCCGATGACCTGGCGCGCATTGCAAACGCTCAACAAACAGAGCGGCGAGCCAATGGTCGTTGCTTCGGGCGAGCTGGCCGAATGGCTCGACGCGCGCGGTATCACGGCGCGTGTCACCATCAGCGATGAGCGCGACTATGCGGTGTCGTTCGTGATTGCCGAAACGGGCGACGCGGCCGCTAACGCGGTTTCCGTGGCGGCTTCTCCGCACGCGCCCGCCAGCGACGAATAA
- the pdxJ gene encoding pyridoxine 5'-phosphate synthase, which translates to MSFFLTSPTVIDLGVNIDHVATLRNARGTSYPDPIRAALMAEEAGADAITLHLREDRRHIVDEDVRKLRPLLKTRMNLECAVTQEMLDIACDVAPHDVCLVPEKRAELTTEGGLDVAGQFESVRAACRQLADAHSRVSLFIDPDETQIRAAHEAGAPVIELHTGRYAEAHDPAEQQREYERVVRAVEFGATLGIKVNAGHGLHYTNVQQIAAIDGIVELNIGHAIVAHAIFAGWDNAVREMKAIMVAARLGARS; encoded by the coding sequence ATGAGCTTCTTTCTAACGTCGCCGACCGTGATTGACCTTGGCGTGAACATCGACCACGTTGCCACGCTGCGTAATGCGCGCGGCACGTCGTACCCCGATCCGATCCGCGCTGCGCTGATGGCCGAAGAAGCGGGCGCCGACGCGATTACGCTGCACCTGCGTGAAGACCGCCGTCATATCGTCGATGAAGACGTGCGCAAGCTGCGTCCGTTGCTGAAAACACGCATGAACCTGGAATGCGCGGTGACGCAGGAGATGCTCGATATCGCGTGTGATGTCGCGCCGCACGACGTGTGTCTCGTGCCGGAAAAACGCGCGGAACTGACAACGGAAGGCGGCCTCGATGTCGCCGGCCAGTTCGAGTCCGTGCGCGCCGCATGCAGGCAACTCGCCGACGCGCATTCGCGTGTGTCCCTGTTCATCGATCCCGACGAAACGCAGATTCGTGCGGCGCACGAAGCGGGCGCGCCGGTGATCGAATTGCACACCGGCCGTTACGCCGAAGCCCATGACCCTGCCGAACAGCAGCGCGAGTACGAGAGAGTAGTGCGCGCGGTGGAGTTCGGTGCGACGCTCGGCATCAAGGTCAACGCAGGGCACGGTCTGCATTACACGAACGTTCAGCAGATCGCGGCGATCGACGGCATCGTCGAGCTGAATATCGGCCACGCAATCGTCGCGCATGCGATCTTTGCCGGCTGGGACAACGCGGTGCGCGAGATGAAGGCGATCATGGTCGCCGCGCGTCTCGGCGCACGTTCCTGA
- the recO gene encoding DNA repair protein RecO, protein MGTNDAWMTLNSDADPDGPAPAEPAREPSKPARTNRKSSPKARSAEGAEAKTPTRRAPRTSASDHRIAEQPAFVLHSYPYSETSLIIDVLSRDHGRLALVAKGAKRPHSALRGVLQTFQPLALSWSGKSEVRTLTGAEWVGGMLPLKGDALLCGFYVNELLVKFCAREDPHPQLFHHYVVTMTRLAHDEPPVQVLRSFERVLLRETGYAMALNRTVARKAVLAEGRYVFDPERGVREASDDLPAQWPVIAGQTLLDMEQDDYHRALTVAQSKTLMRFLLNTYLGGTPLATRQILIDLQNL, encoded by the coding sequence ATGGGTACGAATGACGCGTGGATGACGCTGAATTCCGACGCTGACCCGGACGGCCCGGCGCCGGCCGAACCGGCGCGCGAGCCGTCGAAACCCGCTCGCACTAATCGAAAGTCTTCACCGAAAGCCCGCAGCGCGGAAGGCGCCGAAGCTAAAACGCCCACACGCCGCGCGCCGCGCACGTCCGCTTCCGACCACCGGATCGCCGAGCAGCCGGCGTTCGTTCTCCATAGCTACCCATATAGCGAAACCAGTCTGATCATCGACGTGCTGTCACGCGATCACGGCCGGCTCGCGCTCGTCGCCAAAGGCGCGAAACGTCCGCACTCAGCGCTGCGCGGCGTGCTGCAGACATTCCAGCCGCTTGCGCTGTCGTGGTCGGGCAAATCGGAGGTGCGCACGCTGACCGGCGCGGAATGGGTCGGCGGCATGTTGCCTTTGAAAGGCGACGCGTTGCTCTGCGGCTTCTACGTCAATGAACTGCTGGTGAAGTTCTGTGCGCGCGAAGATCCGCATCCGCAACTTTTCCATCACTACGTCGTCACCATGACGCGTCTCGCGCACGACGAGCCGCCCGTGCAGGTGCTGCGCTCGTTCGAGCGCGTGCTGCTGCGCGAAACCGGTTATGCAATGGCGTTGAATCGCACCGTCGCGCGCAAGGCCGTGCTGGCCGAAGGGCGCTACGTGTTCGATCCCGAGCGCGGTGTGCGCGAGGCGTCCGACGATCTGCCCGCGCAGTGGCCCGTGATCGCGGGGCAGACCTTGCTCGATATGGAACAGGACGATTACCATCGAGCGCTGACCGTCGCGCAAAGCAAAACGCTGATGCGCTTCCTGCTCAACACCTATCTTGGCGGCACGCCGCTCGCGACCCGCCAGATCCTGATCGACTTGCAGAATCTATGA
- the era gene encoding GTPase Era encodes MNAPTPPDFRCGMVAIVGRPNVGKSTLMNALVGQKVSITSRKAQTTRHRITGIHTLEDAQYIFVDTPGFQTKHSSALNRSLNRAVTSTLTAVDAILFVIEAGRFGPDDQKVLNLIPPTVPTLLIANKLDRVADKDSLFPFMQQVSALREFNEIVPLSAKNPDDIKRLLATIKPFLPEGAPIYGEDDLTDRSERFLAAEILREKVFRWTGDELPYTSTVLIDKFETEGRLRRIFATIMVDRDTHKAMIIGQKGAKLKQISTDARLDMEKLFDGPVYLETFIKVKSGWADNEAGLRAYGYE; translated from the coding sequence ATGAACGCTCCCACTCCCCCTGACTTTCGCTGCGGCATGGTCGCGATCGTCGGCCGCCCGAACGTCGGCAAGTCCACGCTGATGAACGCGCTGGTTGGCCAGAAGGTCAGTATCACGTCGCGCAAGGCGCAGACCACGCGCCACCGCATCACCGGCATTCATACGCTCGAGGACGCACAGTACATCTTCGTCGACACGCCTGGCTTTCAGACCAAGCACAGCAGCGCGCTGAACCGGTCGCTCAATCGCGCGGTCACGTCCACGCTAACCGCCGTCGACGCGATCCTGTTCGTCATTGAAGCCGGCCGTTTCGGTCCGGACGATCAGAAAGTGCTCAACCTGATCCCGCCGACGGTGCCCACGTTGCTGATCGCGAACAAGCTCGATCGCGTGGCGGATAAGGATTCGCTGTTCCCGTTCATGCAGCAGGTCAGCGCGCTGCGCGAGTTCAACGAGATCGTGCCGCTGTCGGCGAAGAATCCCGACGACATCAAGCGACTGCTTGCCACGATCAAGCCGTTCCTGCCGGAAGGCGCGCCGATTTACGGTGAAGACGACCTGACCGATCGCAGTGAACGTTTCCTCGCGGCCGAAATTCTGCGCGAAAAAGTGTTCCGCTGGACCGGCGACGAGTTGCCGTACACGAGCACGGTGCTTATCGACAAGTTTGAAACCGAAGGCCGCTTGCGCCGCATTTTCGCGACCATCATGGTGGACCGCGACACGCACAAGGCCATGATCATCGGCCAGAAGGGCGCGAAGCTGAAACAGATCAGCACGGATGCGCGCCTCGACATGGAAAAGCTGTTCGACGGCCCGGTGTATCTGGAAACCTTTATCAAGGTAAAGAGCGGCTGGGCGGATAACGAAGCCGGACTCCGCGCGTATGGGTACGAATGA
- the rnc gene encoding ribonuclease III: MPLSPLESRLRYEFRNAELLRQALTHRSHSSTHNERLEFLGDSVLNCAVAALLFQRFGKLDEGDLSRVRANLVKQQSLYEIAQALNISEGLRLGEGELRSGGFRRPSILADTLEAVLGAVFLDGGFDAAQTVIKRLYVPILDHIDPRTLGKDAKTLLQEYLQGHKIALPTYTVVATHGAAHNQQFEVECTVPKLEVKVSGSGASRRAAEQAAAKKALDEVMAAAPAVVAKPKRSKAARAAKHAELEIVPGVTGVQAALDLRSPDRKGERGAGRSEPRAATAATVAAAVAAASAEQAAERAAQATNAAPLAVIRAAHVEYSAQDKPERTEKSDRPDKAEKAAAHAHTGDKPADKATADKVGADRSAAEKPAAEKPIEAKSAEPKPEATAARSIEKHRNRESPAAAAAAPGATPAATEHESGVADAVQTRVADAGH, encoded by the coding sequence ATGCCCTTATCTCCGTTGGAAAGCCGTCTGCGCTACGAATTTCGCAATGCGGAATTGCTGCGCCAGGCTTTAACGCACCGTAGTCATAGTTCCACGCATAACGAACGGCTCGAGTTTCTCGGCGATTCTGTTCTCAACTGCGCGGTGGCTGCGCTTTTGTTCCAACGTTTTGGCAAGCTGGATGAAGGCGATCTGTCGCGTGTACGCGCCAACCTGGTCAAACAGCAGTCGCTTTACGAAATTGCTCAGGCCCTGAATATTTCTGAAGGTCTTCGCCTGGGCGAGGGCGAATTGCGCAGCGGCGGCTTCCGGAGGCCGTCGATTCTCGCCGATACGCTCGAAGCGGTGCTCGGTGCAGTATTCCTCGACGGCGGCTTCGACGCCGCCCAGACGGTCATCAAGCGTCTTTACGTGCCCATTCTCGATCACATCGATCCTCGCACGTTGGGCAAAGACGCGAAAACGCTGCTGCAGGAGTATTTGCAGGGCCACAAGATTGCGCTGCCCACCTACACCGTGGTCGCTACGCATGGTGCGGCGCACAATCAGCAGTTTGAAGTCGAGTGCACAGTACCTAAGCTTGAGGTCAAGGTCTCGGGTTCTGGTGCGAGCCGTCGCGCGGCCGAGCAGGCAGCGGCCAAGAAGGCGCTCGATGAGGTGATGGCGGCAGCGCCTGCTGTCGTCGCCAAGCCGAAGCGCTCGAAGGCCGCGCGCGCGGCCAAGCATGCCGAACTCGAAATCGTTCCTGGAGTGACCGGCGTGCAGGCCGCGCTGGATCTGCGTAGCCCTGACCGTAAGGGCGAACGCGGGGCTGGGCGCAGCGAGCCTCGTGCCGCCACGGCGGCCACGGTGGCCGCTGCGGTCGCCGCCGCCAGCGCGGAGCAGGCGGCCGAGCGGGCTGCACAGGCGACGAACGCCGCGCCGCTGGCCGTTATTCGTGCCGCGCATGTGGAGTACAGTGCCCAGGACAAGCCTGAGCGCACTGAAAAATCCGACAGGCCCGACAAGGCGGAAAAGGCAGCCGCTCACGCCCACACGGGCGATAAGCCGGCTGACAAGGCCACAGCGGACAAAGTCGGGGCAGACAGATCCGCAGCAGAAAAGCCTGCAGCAGAAAAGCCGATAGAAGCGAAATCCGCAGAGCCGAAACCCGAAGCCACCGCCGCCCGCAGCATCGAAAAGCATCGCAATCGCGAGAGCCCGGCTGCCGCGGCCGCAGCACCCGGCGCAACACCCGCCGCAACCGAACACGAATCCGGCGTAGCCGACGCGGTGCAAACACGCGTCGCCGACGCAGGCCATTGA
- the lepB gene encoding signal peptidase I: protein MNFALILFVLVILTGVAWVADKLVFMPQRRRAAQEAVAEFDRQQARIGERFADENAAQTRARLRDDKLRQPWWLEYSASFFPVILVVFVVRSFVVEPFKIPSGSMVPTLLVGDFILVNKFEYGIRLPITNAKITEGRPLQRGDVVVFRYPKDESVDYIKRVIGLPGDTVAYQDKQLTINGKPVPETPLPDYLDDERMGYAKQFEEDLDGRKNAILNNPAVPPFIVGAEDYPYRDNCTYNARGVICKVPPGNYFMMGDNRDNSADSRYWGFAPDKNVVGRAFFIWMNFSDLKRIGSFH from the coding sequence ATGAATTTTGCGCTGATTCTTTTTGTGCTCGTCATCTTGACGGGCGTCGCATGGGTTGCAGACAAACTGGTTTTCATGCCGCAACGGCGCCGCGCGGCGCAAGAGGCAGTCGCCGAGTTTGACCGTCAGCAGGCACGTATTGGCGAGCGTTTCGCCGACGAAAACGCCGCACAGACGCGCGCCCGTCTTCGTGACGACAAGCTGCGTCAACCGTGGTGGCTCGAATATTCGGCGAGCTTTTTCCCGGTGATCCTCGTGGTGTTCGTGGTGCGCTCGTTCGTGGTCGAACCATTCAAGATTCCGTCGGGCTCGATGGTGCCTACGCTGCTGGTGGGCGACTTCATCCTCGTCAACAAATTCGAATACGGCATCCGTCTGCCGATCACCAACGCGAAGATTACCGAAGGCCGTCCGTTGCAGCGCGGCGACGTGGTCGTGTTCCGCTATCCGAAAGACGAATCGGTCGACTACATCAAGCGCGTGATTGGCCTGCCGGGCGACACGGTCGCGTACCAGGACAAGCAGCTCACGATCAACGGCAAGCCGGTGCCGGAAACGCCGCTGCCGGATTACCTGGACGACGAACGCATGGGCTATGCGAAGCAGTTCGAGGAAGATCTCGACGGCCGCAAGAACGCGATTCTAAATAATCCGGCGGTGCCGCCGTTCATCGTGGGCGCTGAAGATTATCCATATCGTGACAACTGCACGTACAACGCGCGCGGCGTGATCTGCAAAGTGCCGCCGGGCAATTACTTCATGATGGGCGACAACCGCGACAACAGTGCGGACAGCCGTTATTGGGGTTTCGCGCCGGACAAGAATGTCGTCGGCCGCGCGTTCTTCATCTGGATGAATTTCAGCGATCTCAAACGCATCGGCTCATTTCACTGA